A window of the Hypanus sabinus isolate sHypSab1 chromosome 25, sHypSab1.hap1, whole genome shotgun sequence genome harbors these coding sequences:
- the LOC132381100 gene encoding protein phosphatase 1H-like isoform X2 — MRGCRVEREVRSLPWQRGADGLTMISRMKATVAQLVSGMAPSTGSSSNPSSGAGCHTRFPYSRPPFLFLSPEEAQRAVDHNSRPILVPGQGRKKLLPWDTGYAEVINAGKSPLNEDQATREVVVVESRSQKNSKGAKAVNEDSDKGGNEIAFHYWALFDGHAGTGAAVMASRLLHIHICEQLRDIVNILKDCGVPPPICLSSDPETVTADATKSLEHQGDWEPPTDSESRFQLEKEISHEYLVIGAIESAFKQMDKQIEKERNSSCIVGGCCALAVIYILGKIYVANAGDSRAILIRNGEVIPLSNEFTPESERQRLQYLGYLQPHLLGNEFTHLEFPRRIQHREIGRKMLFRDYSMTGWAYKTIEEDDLKFPLVYGEGKKVATKQRTRTESTKKPYMTNATKHPMCKKKQIMEMVGQKELQSAN; from the exons ATGCGCGGCTGTCGGGTGGAGCGGGAGGTGCGTTCGCTACCTTGGCAGCGCGGCGCGGACGGACTTACGATGATCAGCCGGATGAAAGCGACGGTCGCTCAGCTGGTCAGCGGTATGGCTCCCAGCACCGGCTCCAGCTCGAACCCCAGTAGCGGTGCGGGGTGCCATACCAGATTTCCGTATTCACGGCCGCCGTTCCTGTTCCTGAGCCCCGAGGAAGCGCAGCGGGCGGTGGATCACAACAGTAGACCTATCCTGGTACCTGGGCAAGGCAGGAAGAAGTTGCTACCCTGGGACACGGGATATGCAGA GGTGATTAACGCTGGAAAAAGTCCCCTGAATGAAGATCAAGCTACCCGTGAAGTAGTAGTTGTGGAGAGTAGGAGTCAGAAGAACAGCAAAGGAGCCAAGGCGGTCAATGAAGATAGTGACAAG GGAGGCAATGAAATTGCATTTCATTACTGGGCGTTGTTTGATGGCCATGCGGGTACCGGAGCTGCTGTCATGGCCTCGAGACTGCTGCACATCCACATTTGTGAACAGCTGCGTGACATTGTCAATATCCTGAAAGACTGTGGCGTACCGCCACCGATCTGCCTTTCCAGTGACCCGGAGACAGTAACGGCAGACGCCACAAAGAGCCTAGAACATCAGGGGGACTGGGAGCCTCCCACTGACAGTGAATCACGGTTCCAACTGGAGAAGGAGATCTCGCACGAGTACCTGGTCATTGGTGCAATAGAAAGCGCCTTTAAGCAGATG gACAAACAGATTGAAAAGGAGCGGAACTCCTCCTGCATTGTGGGCGGCTGCTGTGCACTGGCAGTGATCTACATTCTGGGAAAAATCTACGTGGCAAATGCGGGTGACAGCAG GGCTATTCTAATCCGTAACGGAGAAGTTATCCCACTGTCTAATGAATTCACTCCTGAATCAGAGCGACAACGACTGCAGTATTTA GGATATTTACAACCACATCTGCTTGGAAATGAGTTCACACATTTGGAATTTCCAAGGAGAATTCAGCACCGGGAAATTGGCCGCAAGATGTTGTTCCGCGATTATAGCATGACTGGCTG GGCATACAAGACCATAGAAGAGGATGACCTGAAGTTCCCATTAGTGTATGGGGAAGGCAAGAAG gtggccacaaaacaaagaaccagaACAGAATCCACAAAAAAACCCTACATGACAAATGCTaccaaacatccaatgtgcaaaaaaaaacaaattatggaAATGGTTGGCCAGAAGGAACTACAGTCTGCAAATTAG